The following proteins come from a genomic window of Paenibacillus spongiae:
- a CDS encoding HAMP domain-containing sensor histidine kinase, whose product MKFFKLKNSLLSKYLLIILIALVLLPFTFPIMMVLIYLPMTLSGNDAFIAENEMYKDGLKLERMWHAEAGKLKDAEDSEIDRRLRALKEKYPKAAMFWVDESGATRLQLPANPKLPKVWTPSYTVQFMKEGFNGNPFTIVAFIGGKQQGGFMVFQLPRTVMKPVGQDIQDNYNTIFIGGTFLVLGLFLFISLLFFYRIRKRLVRLQTAMTEPSGSGIPGAVDVLNMDEIGRLESAFNGMVEKLESSRLREAEEEALRKELIAKLSHDLRTPLTTIRSHAYSLRSEPLTERGKESIDLIDRKIVYLSQLIENLFSYSLLSAGKYPYRPRSFDIVRMARTSFAGWYPVFEQEGFTIELDLPEESVHWTVDPEWLERVLDNYFQNAIRHAKAGRYVRLEVSAELGGRIVIADRGPGMGGDSNEKGAGLGLSIASLMLKEMGLRSEVISGETGTTITIMKVERIGVKSLQTT is encoded by the coding sequence ATGAAGTTTTTTAAGCTGAAGAATTCGCTGCTTTCGAAGTATTTGCTTATTATTCTGATTGCCCTTGTGCTGCTTCCGTTTACATTCCCGATCATGATGGTTCTGATCTATTTGCCGATGACGCTCAGCGGCAATGATGCATTCATTGCCGAGAATGAGATGTATAAGGACGGCTTGAAGTTAGAGCGGATGTGGCATGCGGAGGCGGGCAAGCTGAAGGATGCGGAAGACTCCGAAATCGACCGCCGCCTGCGCGCGCTCAAGGAGAAGTATCCGAAGGCGGCCATGTTCTGGGTGGACGAGTCGGGAGCGACGCGCCTGCAGCTGCCGGCGAATCCTAAGCTTCCGAAGGTGTGGACGCCTTCGTATACGGTTCAATTCATGAAAGAGGGCTTTAACGGGAATCCGTTTACGATTGTAGCTTTCATCGGAGGCAAGCAGCAGGGCGGGTTCATGGTCTTCCAGCTGCCGCGCACGGTCATGAAGCCGGTGGGCCAGGACATTCAGGACAATTACAATACGATCTTTATAGGAGGCACCTTTCTCGTTCTGGGCTTATTCCTGTTTATTTCCCTGCTCTTCTTCTATCGGATCCGCAAGCGGCTCGTACGGCTGCAGACCGCGATGACCGAGCCGAGCGGAAGCGGAATTCCGGGTGCTGTCGACGTGCTGAATATGGATGAGATCGGCCGTCTGGAGAGCGCGTTCAACGGGATGGTCGAGAAGCTGGAGAGCAGCCGTCTGCGGGAGGCCGAGGAGGAAGCGCTTCGCAAGGAGCTGATTGCCAAGCTGTCGCATGATCTGCGTACCCCGCTAACGACGATCCGCAGCCATGCCTATAGTCTTCGAAGCGAGCCGCTGACGGAACGCGGCAAGGAATCGATTGATCTGATCGACCGCAAAATCGTCTATCTGAGTCAGCTGATCGAGAACCTTTTCTCCTACTCCCTGCTCTCGGCGGGCAAATACCCCTACCGTCCGCGCTCCTTCGATATTGTGCGGATGGCCAGGACGTCGTTCGCAGGCTGGTATCCGGTATTCGAGCAGGAAGGCTTCACGATCGAGCTTGATCTGCCGGAGGAGTCGGTCCACTGGACGGTCGATCCCGAGTGGCTGGAACGGGTGCTGGACAATTACTTCCAGAACGCGATACGCCACGCCAAGGCGGGCCGGTATGTCCGGCTGGAGGTAAGCGCCGAGTTGGGAGGCCGAATCGTCATCGCCGACCGCGGACCGGGGATGGGCGGCGACTCCAACGAGAAGGGCGCAGGGCTGGGCTTGTCGATCGCCTCGCTGATGCTGAAGGAAATGGGGCTTCGCAGCGAGGTTATAAGCGGCGAAACCGGAACGACCATTACGATCATGAAGGTAGAACGAATCGGCGTTAAGAGTCTCCAAACCACGTGA
- a CDS encoding response regulator transcription factor, translating to MTNVLYIEDDLEIGRWTAGDLEKRGYTVEWLTSGEGASERVHAADIVVLDVMLPGLDGFTVGQRLKKEAPGVPVLMLSARSSVDDKLQGLQFADDYLTKPFHPDELAARLDVLLRRFGQTGGQEVRLGHLVVRPDQQTVTDSRTGEEIPLTAKQLQILMYFLKHPNQIMTKEQIYEAVWGEPYMEGDKTVMVHIRYLRERIELDPGNPTIIETIRGLGYRVKQ from the coding sequence ATGACGAATGTTCTCTATATTGAAGACGATTTGGAAATCGGCCGTTGGACGGCCGGCGATCTGGAGAAGCGCGGCTATACGGTGGAATGGCTGACCTCCGGCGAAGGCGCATCGGAGCGGGTGCATGCGGCGGATATTGTCGTGCTCGATGTGATGCTCCCGGGGCTGGACGGCTTCACGGTCGGGCAGCGCCTGAAGAAGGAAGCGCCGGGCGTGCCGGTCCTGATGCTGTCCGCCCGGTCGTCCGTTGACGATAAGCTGCAGGGGCTGCAGTTTGCCGACGACTATTTGACCAAGCCGTTTCACCCGGATGAGCTGGCGGCGAGGCTTGATGTGCTGCTTCGCCGGTTCGGGCAGACCGGGGGGCAGGAGGTAAGACTGGGCCATCTCGTCGTACGGCCGGATCAGCAGACGGTGACGGATAGCCGGACGGGCGAGGAAATACCGCTGACCGCCAAGCAGCTGCAAATTTTAATGTATTTTCTGAAGCATCCCAACCAAATTATGACCAAAGAGCAAATTTATGAAGCGGTCTGGGGGGAGCCCTACATGGAAGGCGACAAAACCGTCATGGTCCATATTCGTTATCTGCGGGAGCGAATCGAGCTGGACCCGGGCAATCCGACGATTATCGAGACGATCCGCGGGCTGGGCTACCGGGTGAAGCAATGA